The Theileria orientalis strain Shintoku DNA, chromosome 2, complete genome genome has a window encoding:
- a CDS encoding peptidyl-prolyl cis-trans isomerase → MSEVYSLEPSFKGRVIVNTSLGELDIRLWSAQCPKACRNFVQLCMEGYYNNCIFHRVIPNFMVQTGDPSGTGNEDKLIHLGGESIYGEPFENEIASRLKFRNRGMVGMANTGDKCSNMSQFFITLGFIDRADILNGNYTLFGKVEGHSVYNLLKIGKCEVGKNDRPLDPPKIISCQVLENPFDDIVPRLLELSEGEVEEEEEILVPVTKDKRLLSFIDSDEDEDKHVAKDFKIKSAHDLLQDKKLLKSAVTLKQSSPDQAKSEEYKPVYTEKKLKEDKGDRGSDSDQDDEYSDDDNSEEGDDREESLVRRKEIEELEQQIKSHKKEEYKPRKKVKNDPKKTLERMQLFAKKLSQISKNEQLAKKVVETDQDMSDGSWFAGTKLQFSIDSNRAYEYDAGKDTLDVYDPLKGKDNRLDSIRSIRRNGMVIHLHLCLSTNLDSF, encoded by the exons ATGAGTGAAGTCTATTCTCTTGAGCCATCTTTCAAGGGACGAGTGATAGTCAATACTTCACTCGGAGAACTGGATATTAGGCTCTGGAGCGCACAATGTCCAAAAGCCTGCAGAAATTTTGTTCAGCTGTGTATGGAAGGTTATTATAATAACTGTATATTTCACAGAGTGATACCGAACTTTATGGTTCAAACAGGTGACCCTTCTGGAACAGGAAATG AAGACAAATTAATCCATTTAGGCGGTGAAAGTATATACGGAGAGCcatttgaaaatgaaatcGCATCAAGACTTAAGTTTAGGAACAGAG GAATGGTCGGTATGGCTAACACAGGTGACAAATGCTCGAATATGAGTCAATTTTTCATAACACTAG GATTTATAGATAGAGCCGACATACTCAACGGAAATTATACTTTATTCGGCAAAGTGGAAGGGCATTCAGTCtacaatttattaaaaattggaAAGTGTGAAGTGGGAAAGAATGATAGACCACTGGATCCACCAAAAATTATAAGCTGCCag GTCCTTGAGAATCCATTTGATGACATAGTTCCACGATTACTGGAGTTGTCAGAAGGGGAAGtagaggaagaggaggagataCTGGTCCCAGTAACAAA AGATAAAAGGCTGTTATCGTTTATTGACTCtgatgaagatgaggaTAAACACGTTGCCAAGGATTTTAAGATTAAAAGCGCACATGACTTATTACAAGATAAAAAGCTACTAAAGTCGGCAGTAACGCTGAAGCAATCTAGCCCTGATCAGGCAAAAAGTGAAGAGTATAAGCCAGTTTACACAGAAAAGAAACTAAAGGAGGATAAAGGAGACAGGGGTTCTGATAGTGACCAGGATGACGAGTATAGCGATGATGACAATTCAGAAGAAGGGGACGATAGAGAAGAAAGTTTGGTAAGGAGGAAGGAAATAGAGGAACTGGAGCAACAGATAAAATCACACAAGAAGGAAGAATATAAGCCCAGgaaaaaagttaaaaatgacCCTAAGAAG ACCCTGGAAAGAATGCAACTGTTTGCTAAGAAGCTGAGTCAAATAAGTAAGAATGAACAGCTGGCAAAGAAAGTAGTGGAAACAGACCAAG ATATGAGTGATGGCTCATGGTTTGCGGGCACTAAGTTACAATTTTCAATTGATTCAAACAGAGCGTATGAGTACGACGCTGGAAAAGATACG ctTGATGTGTATGATCCGCTGAAGGGGAAGGACAATAGGCTTGATAGCATCAGAAGCATCAGAAGAAAT GGGATGGTGATTCATCTCCATTTGTGCCTTTCAACCAACCTTgattctttttaa
- a CDS encoding U4/U6 snRNP-associated protein → MEGTLADSFLEDLENLENEEFDQDDSGLNKEPGLIETFESDEESPIVDAVEEYFNTSGSAENSFSPMVKDPEINSIVEKAKLLALDKNVKTSEISFIDQCNKTVLEIDKEIINIYNYVRDIYSKRFPKLESIVYSPLDYIAVVKRAQNESDFTKVDLTDLLPNTMIMAITVASTMASGTSLSTQVLNKALGACNEGMLLAEFRNDLLVYLEGRMILIAPNVSVIIGSALTARLIAKVGSLETLAKIPSQNLMLIGADKNQNYIVNGIIHNCDIIQTSEPSVRRRAIKLVCGKVSLAAKIDLFKQHRNGQMGQEYRNLILQNLSKALEMPPAPMKKSLPVPEERVGRKRGGRRYRKMKEKYAMGEYQKYRNRLKFGTEAEDEFGLEIGDGLGMIGKGNYGKLTIQPKQNKIHIPKKRVVAMQSSGATNGMSSSLVFTPLQGIELCNPNLNKEVKRKSVLDNEGFVKVRKVQ, encoded by the exons ATGGAA GGAACTTTAGCTGATTCGTTTTTGGAGGATTTGgaaaatttggaaaatGAAGAGTTTGATCAGGACGATTCAGGTTTAAACAAGGAGCCGGGACTTATTGAAACCTTTGAATCGGATGAAGAATCGCCAATCGTGGACGCCGTTGAAGAATACTTCAACACATCAGGCTCGGCAGAGAACAGCTTCTCTCCAATGGTTAAGGATCCGGAAATTAATTCAATAGTAGAG AAAGCGAAGTTGCTTGCACTCGACAAGAACGTTAAAACCAGTGAAATATCGTTCATTGACCAGTGTAACAAAACGGTGCTGGAAATAGACAAGGAGATCATAAACATTTACAACTACGTCAGAGACATATACTCCAAAAGGTTCCCGAAATTGGAGTCGATAGTGTACTCGCCGCTGGACTACATAGCAGTGGTTAAAAGAGCACAGAATGAATCGGACTTCACAAAAGTGGACTTGACGGACCTGCTGCCGAACACGATGATCATGGCAATAACAGTAGCAAGCACTATGGCCTCAGGAACCTCGCTGTCGACGCAGGTGTTGAACAAGGCCCTGGGAGCATGTAACGAAGGAATGCTGCTGGCGGAGTTCAGAAACGATCTCCTGGTGTACCTGGAAGGAAGGATGATTTTGATAGCGCCAAACGTGTCAGTGATAATAGGATCGGCGCTGACGGCGAGGCTGATCGCGAAAGTGGGAAGTCTGGAAACCCTGGCAAAAATACCATCGCAAAATCTGATGCTAATAGGCGCGGACAAGAATCAAAATTACATAGTAAATG GTATTATCCACAACTGTGATATCATTCAAACGAGTGAGCCTAGCGTGCGAAGAAGAGCAATAAAGTTGGTCTGCGGTAAAGTGTCATTGGCGGCAAAAATAGACTTGTTTAAACAGCATCGAAATGGGCAGATGGGACAAGAATATCGCAATTTAATACTACAAAACCTGTCAAAA GCTTTGGAAATGCCACCGGCACCCATGAAAAAGTCACTACCAGTGCCTGAGGAGAGAGTGGGTCGTAagagaggaggaagaagatataGAAAAATGAAGGAAAAATACGCAATGGGAGAGTACCAAAAGTACAGAAACAGGTTGAAGTTTGGAACAGAAGCAGAGGATGAATTCGGATTGGAGATAG GTGATGGCCTGGGAATGATTGGAAAGGGGAATTACGGCAAACTAACAATACAGCCAAAGCAAAATAAGATACACATAC CGAAGAAGAGAGTTGTGGCGATGCAGTCAAGTGGAGCCACAAATGGAATGTCGTCATCGTTGGTGTTTACACCCCTGCAAG GAATTGAGTTGTGTAATCCGAATTTGAATAAGGAAGTTAAGAGGAAGTCGGTATTGGACAACGAAGGATTTGTGAAAGTGAGGAAGGTCCAATga
- a CDS encoding ubiquitin-like protein codes for MQVVVKTLTGKRQSFNFEPGNTVSQVKDVLRERECKQYTFAPYILYSGLDVNQIRLIYSGKQMNDELTLRDYKVIPGSTIHMVLQLRGG; via the exons ATGCAAGTCGTTGTGAAGACTTTGACCGGGAAGAGGCAGTCGTTTAACTTTGAGCCTGGCAACACTGTGTCCCAGGTCAAGGACGTTCTCCGGGAACGCGAGTGTAAGCAGTACACATTTGCCCCTTACATACTTTATTCAGGCCTCGACGTCAATCAGATACGACTGATATATTCAG GTAAACAGATGAATGATGAACTAACGTTACGGGACTATAAGGTCATACCAGGTTCCACAATACACATGGTACTTCAACTGCGTGGTGGATAA